The window CGGTTCTCTCCCTGCTCCTGTGGCTGTGCGCGGCCTACTTCGTGGGCATCTACCTCTTCGTGGGCGGCTTCCTGCTGGTGAGGCTGGAGGTGAACCGGACCAGCGCCTGCGGGGACGTCCTGCAGCCCGGAGCGGAGTCGGCGGACTTCTGCCGGGGTCCCCCCCGGTTCCGCAGGGTCGTCGTCCTCATCATCGACGCCCTGAAGATCGACTTCGCCCGGTTTGACCCCACCAAGACGGCGCCGCGACCTTACGAGAACAAGCTGCCCGTGCTGGAGGAGACGGTGTCGGCCAGGCCCGCGCAGAGCCGGCTGTACCCGTTCAGAGCCGACCCTCCCACCACCACCATGCAGAGGATCAAGGGCTTCACCACGGGCTCCCTGCCGACCTTTGTGGACGTTGGCAATAACTTTGCCTCCAGCGCCATCTTGGAGGACAACCTTATCCACCAGCTGGGGCAGATGGGTGAGTTGGTGACGTCATGTGtcttggatggatggatcgaCATGGTTGACTGTAAGAcatggtggcggcagcatcatgctgaggggtTTCTAGTATTCAGCAGAAGAGGGACACATGTCAATGCAACAYgtttctttctttcttgtttgtcttttatgttCGTGTTTCTGCccttattctttatttattctccTTTTTCATCTGCGTTTTTCTTTAGTTCTTCATTTCTGtcattatttgtttctgtttttttctttatttgttcattcctttctgtctgttttctttttcctcctttctatGTTCTctacttttatcttttttgtccctctctttatttttctcttttgttttagtcttttttccatttttcctttttgtttatttctgtttttttctttatttctgtttttgtattttttcctcttttctttcctcctaGCTAACTGAGCTCTGTAGTTTTAATAGAACATGTTTACCTTCTCCTCTCTCAGTTTATCCCAACATTCTGCTGTAACGTTATTAATTATTTAGTGTTTATTTCAGGTAAACGTGTCGTGTTTATGGGCGACGACACCTGGGAAAACCTTTTCCCTAAAAAGTTCTACCGCTCTCTGCCGTTCCCGTCCTTTAACGTCAAAGACCTGGACACCGTGGACAACRGCATCCTGCAGCATCTCTACTCCACCAGTATGTATGAACACCCACAGCGGCCATTTTAACTCTTCACTTRTATCAGTTCCATAAAACTAACGTTGAAAagatttacttttaggagtatttgtgctacgctgtactttttaacTCTTACTTGAGGGATTTCTTGGACGGATACTTTTGACTTTAGCTCAATCAGAAGCCAACTTCATCTTCCTGCCTGCTGCTTTACTCTCCATGCTGGTTTCTGCAGTGATGGGGGACGACTGGGACGTTCTGCTGGCCCATTTCCTGGGAGTGGATCACTGTGGGCACCGGTTCGGACCCGACCACCCGGCCATGGCCGACAAGCTCACCCAGATGGACGGCGTCATCAGGTTGGTCAGAGGAACGCAGACGGACACTAACGTAGGTGAAGCTGCAGGGTTTTGACCATATTTGGTTTTCCTTCCAGGTCGGTGATGGAGCGTCTGCAGGACGACACCCTGCTGGTGGTGATGGGCGACCACGGCATGACCGACACCGGAGACCACGGAGGGGAGAGCCAGAAGGAGACGGACGCTGCGCTCTTCCTCTACAGCCCGTCCGCCATCTTTCCTGGACCGCCGACTCAGGTAAAAATAATCCGGTTTGAGATTTTAGGCTGATATAGAACATMTTTAcagattaatgtgtttttatcttatatGAGAAAAGTGTTCAACAAGGAAAAACTACAGGAGAACATAAATCAATGCATGGttaaacaaaacctgaaataataatattttatataaaaaatgaaacaaaaaatagaatatgacaaatctattaaataataaaggaaATTATAAATGCTAATTTATGTCACACCGTATATTCAAATAAGTTGAAACTTMtttttattttaatatttgacacATTCATTATTATGTCTAATTTTGTCAGGATAGGTCTTCCGTAGAGCCGAGCTGTAAATCTCAGAAAGATGAGWaatgtttcctttttccacaGGATGAGCCGGACGTCGTCCCACAGACTGACCTGGTTCCCACTCTGGCCCTGTTACTGGGCGTCCCGATCCCGTTCAGCAGCGTGGGTCAGATCCTGCTGCCCCTGTTCCCCCCGCATGAGCCAACGCAGGGCGCAGGGAGGCGACTCGGCCAGCTGGAGGCGCTGTGGATCAACACCAAACAGGTGCTGGTGATGAACCAATGAGAAACtgtcacattctgcagatttttcatttaactgcttaaacttttttaacatgtttaagcagttaaatacttaaatttaaatcctttaatgcattttaagcatttaagcattattatacattatttaaaaaatgcagataaataaataatccactTCCTTTTATACATAAAATcaacactctctctctctctctctctctctctctgtctcctccgtctctctctctctcgtcctCCTGCAGGTCCACCGGTTCCTGGACACCTACTCGTCTCTGTCCACTGACATCCCTCCAGAGCGTCTCTCTGAGCTGACCGCCTccttctccctcctctcctctgatTACCTCGGCTCGGTCGGCGCCGGGCGGCCGCCGCCGCCTCACCTGGCCTCCTCGCTGCAGGCCTACCTGACCTCCGTCAGGGACACCTGTCGAGCCACGTGGGCCAGATTCAACCCGGCCAAGATGGCGGCCGGCCTGGCCGTCCTCACGTTCGCCTGCTTGGCGTGTTTGGTGATGTCGGAGCTCTCCGCCGTGCTGACRGAGGAGAAGCATGCGGGACTGAAGGGTCCGGTTGCCGCGGCGATAACCGTCGGGGTCGCTGTCGCCGCTGCTCAGCTGGTTGCCCGCGGTTACGTGGAGGCGGCGTGGTGTCTGGCGGCGGGCGCCTTCGCCTCGGAGGCGCTCTTCCTGTGGAGGGCGTGGCGACTGAACCGGCAGGTCGTTTTAAAGAACGGAGCCAAAACGTGGAGGCTGTCGGCGCGCTGCCTGCTGGCGCCGTCCCTCGCCGTGCCGCTCCTCCGCTGCGCCTCGCTGCTCTCCGACAGCTACGTCATCTACGAAGGCCGGGTCGTGACCTTCCTGCTGCTSTCTCTGGCGCTCTACGTYCCCCTGCGCCTCAACTGGGACGGACATCTCGtccctctgacctctgacccgctGAAGCCGGCGGGGCTGCTGCCCTCGCCGGCGCTGACCCCGGCCGCCGTGAGGAAGGAGAgcagctctctgattggctgcctgggCGTGCTGGTGCTGTGCGCCTGCGTCTCGCTGTGGTTCCACGGCTGCAGGGAGGAGCAGGGCGGCTGCTCGCCGTCGCCGTTCCTCTCGCCGCTGTCCCGCCTGCAGGACAGCCAGCTGAAGAACCTCTACTACATCCTGTCCGTCGCCTCTCTGGGCGTCTGCGCCTTCCTGCTGCGGCTCTGGCTGTGTCACCACGGCAACCTGAACTCGTCGGGCGGGACGGCGTTCGCGGCGCGCTGGGTCCTGCCGCTGCTGTGCGTCTGCGCCGGCCTGCATTGGGCCGTCGGCGCCGCGCCGCAGGGCGGCTTCAGGAAGCTGGCGGAGCTGATCCGCGTGGCGCAGCTCGCCCTGCCCAGAGCCGCCTTCGCGCTGCTGGGCCTCGGCCTCGCCCTGATCTGGGCCGACCCGCTCACCGTGTTCCTGAAGACGCGGGCCGCCGCCTCGGCCAGAAGCCCCGCCCTGCCGGCGCGCTACCGAGCGAGCACCGCCATCAGCCCGCAGGCCGAGCTGCGCCACCTGATCCCGCAGATCTACCAGCGCATGCGGCGCTCGCTGGAGGACGGGGAGCTGGGCGGCGGCGAGGAGGACGGGCGGCCCGCCGTGGAGGCGTACGGCCTGGGCACGGTGTACTCCGCCCCGCTGCTGCTGCACTGCGGCCTGCTGGGAGtcgggctgctgctgctgcacccgGAGGGCCTGGCGCTggccttcctgctgctgctgctggaggcggCGGCGCTGCTGCACATCCACGCCGCCGCCGCCAACCTGGGCGGGTCGCCTGCAGCCAGCACAGGTGATGTTCCTGRAACTCTGACCATCW of the Poecilia reticulata strain Guanapo linkage group LG12, Guppy_female_1.0+MT, whole genome shotgun sequence genome contains:
- the pigo gene encoding GPI ethanolamine phosphate transferase 3 encodes the protein MKGLTVLSLLLWLCAAYFVGIYLFVGGFLLVRLEVNRTSACGDVLQPGAESADFCRGPPRFRRVVVLIIDALKIDFARFDPTKTAPRPYENKLPVLEETVSARPAQSRLYPFRADPPTTTMQRIKGFTTGSLPTFVDVGNNFASSAILEDNLIHQLGQMGKRVVFMGDDTWENLFPKKFYRSLPFPSFNVKDLDTVDNXILQHLYSTMMGDDWDVLLAHFLGVDHCGHRFGPDHPAMADKLTQMDGVIRSVMERLQDDTLLVVMGDHGMTDTGDHGGESQKETDAALFLYSPSAIFPGPPTQDEPDVVPQTDLVPTLALLLGVPIPFSSVGQILLPLFPPHEPTQGAGRRLGQLEALWINTKQVHRFLDTYSSLSTDIPPERLSELTASFSLLSSDYLGSVGAGRPPPPHLASSLQAYLTSVRDTCRATWARFNPAKMAAGLAVLTFACLACLVMSELSAVLTEEKHAGLKGPVAAAITVGVAVAAAQLVARGYVEAAWCLAAGAFASEALFLWRAWRLNRQVVLKNGAKTWRLSARCLLAPSLAVPLLRCASLLSDSYVIYEGRVVTFLLLSLALYVPLRLNWDGHLVPLTSDPLKPAGLLPSPALTPAAVRKESSSLIGCLGVLVLCACVSLWFHGCREEQGGCSPSPFLSPLSRLQDSQLKNLYYILSVASLGVCAFLLRLWLCHHGNLNSSGGTAFAARWVLPLLCVCAGLHWAVGAAPQGGFRKLAELIRVAQLALPRAAFALLGLGLALIWADPLTVFLKTRAAASARSPALPARYRASTAISPQAELRHLIPQIYQRMRRSLEDGELGGGEEDGRPAVEAYGLGTVYSAPLLLHCGLLGVGLLLLHPEGLALAFLLLLLEAAALLHIHAAAANLGGSPAASTGVFGVAWTPVVLWSLAASQFFHSTGHLPTFPSIQWGAAFVGFPDGHSGTFLPACLVTLNTFASHILFAVGCPLLLFWPLVREVRGVKGHGEEGEDAVMEMRLREKPHQFSAALLQLSARYVFILGAQVFSSVCAAAILRRHLMVWKVFAPKLLFEASGFVVSCCFLLIGVXLVLRVDVAVGHWFKKLIPDASR